One bacterium genomic window, TGTCCTGAAGAATGCCATCAACGATGGTGGCGATACCATTAGGGCATTGTTTCAGGTAGGTGCGGAATACGAAAAGCTAAAGGATGTTCCGAAAGCAGTTGAAACATTCGAGTTGTTGCTCTCCATAAGTCCCGACCATCATCCGACATTGAACTATCTGGGCTATATGCTGGCAGAACGCGGCGAGCGTCTTCCGGAAGCACTGGAAATGATCGAACGGGCACTGAAATCGGAACCTCAAAACGGCGCCTATCTCGACAGCTACGCGTGGGTGCTGTACAAACTTGGAAGATATCAGGACGCACTTCTCCAGATTCAAAAAGCAGTGACTGCGACGAACAACGACCCGGTTGTCATCGAGCATCTCGGCGATATCCAATTCGCACTCGGCAATCGGGAAAACGCGCGCGACGCGTGGCAAACCGCTCTTGCCTTTGACCCGCAGAACAAGTCTCTCAAAGAAAAGCTCGCCCGCTAACTCAGACGACAAAGTCCGTCAATCAATTCCGCGGCGAAGTTGCTGTCATCGCAATTATGCAACAATTTCGTTTGCGCATCGTATACGATTCCGATTCATTCAATGAGTCCGAACACTTTTCAGGAGGGAAAAGAACGAAATGAAGGTCTTTGGAATAATACTGGCAGTCCTGCTCTTACTTGTGCTTGCCATTGGCGGCTGGGTTTGGAGCAATCGTGGCGGTCTTATCGAACGCACTCAGTCGGTCGACGAGAAATGGTCGCAGGTTCAGAACGTTTATCAACGCCGTTTCGATCTGGTGCCGAATCTCGTTGCCAGCGTAGATAACTTCATGAGTCGCCAGCAATCGACTCTGACCGAAGTCATCGGCATGCGCCAGCGTGTGCTCGATCTCAAAGGCGCCGCCGAAGGTGCCCTTAAGCAAGCCAATCCGATGTTGCTCGACTCGCTGTCGACGCAGTTGTCGAAGCAGCTTGGATCATACATCAACGTTGTTGTCGAGCAATACCCTGATATCAAGGGCGAGGCGCTTTATACCGACCTGCTAACTCAGCTTGAAGGTACAGAAAACCGCATCGCGCAAGAACGCCGCGTCTTCAACGAAGTCGTCCGCGACTACAATACCTTTCGACAGAAGGGCATTGGCGCGATGATTGCGGGTGCCATCTTTGGATTCCCGTACGAGAAGCAGTTCTTCGCCGCGAGTGCCGAAGCTCAGACTGCACCTGTCGTAAAGGATCTTTTCCAGAACAAATAGCATGCGCAGACTATCATTGTCTTTGCGCTGCTGGTAGTATTGCTGGCATCGAGCGTTTACGCGCTCGATGTCCCGCTATATACTTCACCGGCAACTGACCTGGCCGGATTGTTGAGCGCGAGTGATGTGTCGGCGCTCAACCAGCGCCTACTTGATTATCGCACCCAGTCGGGCAATGAAGTCGCAGTCTTGATAATCCCCACGCTCGGAGACGAGGCTCTCGAAGATTACGCTCACAAAGTGTTTAATCAGTGGGGAATCGGCAAAGGCGCAAAGGACAATGGTGTCCTCTTCTTGATGGCGCTTGAAGAGAAAAAGACCCGTATTGAAGTCGGCTACGGCCTCGAAGGCGATCTCACCGATGCCGAGTCGGGCCGCATAGTCAATCGACGCTCACCAATGGCCGACCGATTTCGCAGTCAAGATTGGGGCGGCGGTATCAACGCAGTTATCGACGGGATCATCACCGCAATCGGTGGCGAATTTGCCGAGCCACAAGGCGGCGGCAAGAAAACTCCGATCCCAGTTGGTATTGTGATATTTGCCCTGATAATACTCATGGTGATCGTCGGCAAGATAGTCGACGCCGTGCGCGGAGTGAAGTCCTCTGGGCGCGGCGGCTGGGGTTCTGGCGGCGGGTTTGGCGGCTTCGGTGGTTTTGGCGGCGGCTCCTCCGGCGGTGGTGGCGGCGGATTCTCATTTGGCGGCGGCTCTTCAGGCGGAGGCGGCGCCTCCGGCGGCTGGTAGGAAGGGAACAATGGCAGATCTTGTAAACAGATGTTTTTCAGAGCCGGATTTCGAAGCGATCAAAAATGCCGTAGCTGATTGCGAGTTGCGCACTTCCGGCGAAATTGTAATTCGACTTTCGTCGCGTTCGCACAATTGGCTGCTCGACCGACTCGTTGCGGCATCTATTGTCTCTGTGTTGGCAATGGCGGTTTCGCTATGGTTCACACGCGAGCACAATTGGGGTGTATATTACGATTTCACTCAAGCAACCTTGTGGGCAGTTGTCGGCTTTGCCGCTGGATTCTTCGGGATCGGCGGATTTCTCTGCACTCCTGCGCGCCGACGTCGCGTTGTATGGGAGCGCGCTCTCAAGCTCTTTTCCGCTCTCACACCAACTCGCGACAGCACCGGCGTCCTGATTTTCGTCTCGCTTGCCGAAAAGTGCGCTGTAATCGTCGCCGATAAGCAAATCGCTTCCAAAGTGGATGCCGCCTATTGGGATCATCCGCAATCGATTATCCAGAAGTCGATTATCGAGAACCGACACAGCGAAGGCATCATCAGCGCAGTCCGTGAGATTGGTGC contains:
- a CDS encoding LemA family protein, producing MKVFGIILAVLLLLVLAIGGWVWSNRGGLIERTQSVDEKWSQVQNVYQRRFDLVPNLVASVDNFMSRQQSTLTEVIGMRQRVLDLKGAAEGALKQANPMLLDSLSTQLSKQLGSYINVVVEQYPDIKGEALYTDLLTQLEGTENRIAQERRVFNEVVRDYNTFRQKGIGAMIAGAIFGFPYEKQFFAASAEAQTAPVVKDLFQNK
- a CDS encoding TPM domain-containing protein, coding for MLASSVYALDVPLYTSPATDLAGLLSASDVSALNQRLLDYRTQSGNEVAVLIIPTLGDEALEDYAHKVFNQWGIGKGAKDNGVLFLMALEEKKTRIEVGYGLEGDLTDAESGRIVNRRSPMADRFRSQDWGGGINAVIDGIITAIGGEFAEPQGGGKKTPIPVGIVIFALIILMVIVGKIVDAVRGVKSSGRGGWGSGGGFGGFGGFGGGSSGGGGGGFSFGGGSSGGGGASGGW